The following coding sequences are from one Geothrix sp. window:
- a CDS encoding cyclic 2,3-diphosphoglycerate synthase: MATRRVVILGAAGRDFHNFNTVYRDNPDFEVVAFTATQIPDIAGRKYPAVLAGKLYPQGIPIFDESELVDVIQNLKPDVAVFSYSDVLHTTVMHLASLCIAHDVDFELLGADKTMIQAKVPVIAITAVRTGAGKSQTTRYISNILKSLGKKVVAIRHPMPYGDLAKQACQRFAEYADLDKHECTIEEREEYEPHIDNGFVIYSGVDYEQIIRSAEKEADVILWDGGNNDLPFYKCDLHIVVADPLRTGHEMLYHPGEANFRMADIILINKCDSAKEEDIKAIEENAKKVNPKAVVIRATSPVTCTKPEMVKGKNVLIIEDGPTLTHGSMTYGAGVVAAKNCGAAKIVDPLPYAVASIAATYKKYPNAQGILPAMGYGEAQIKDLEATIEATPCDVVLSATPIDITRVLKVNKPMLRATYDLAEVKVGQLETEVKKALSVLVSLT, translated from the coding sequence ATGGCGACACGGCGTGTGGTGATCCTGGGGGCCGCGGGACGCGACTTCCACAACTTCAATACCGTCTACCGGGACAATCCGGACTTCGAAGTGGTGGCCTTCACCGCCACCCAGATCCCCGACATCGCGGGCCGCAAGTACCCCGCCGTGCTGGCCGGGAAGCTCTACCCCCAGGGCATCCCCATCTTCGATGAGTCCGAGCTGGTGGACGTCATCCAGAACCTGAAGCCCGACGTCGCCGTCTTCTCCTATTCCGACGTCCTGCACACCACCGTCATGCACTTGGCGAGCCTCTGCATCGCCCACGACGTGGACTTCGAGCTGCTGGGCGCCGACAAGACCATGATCCAGGCCAAGGTGCCGGTCATCGCCATCACTGCGGTCCGCACCGGTGCGGGCAAGAGCCAGACCACCCGCTACATCAGCAACATCCTGAAGAGCCTCGGCAAGAAGGTCGTGGCCATCCGCCATCCCATGCCCTACGGCGACCTGGCCAAGCAGGCCTGCCAGCGCTTCGCGGAATACGCCGACCTCGACAAGCACGAGTGCACCATCGAGGAGCGCGAGGAGTACGAGCCGCACATCGACAACGGCTTCGTCATCTACTCCGGCGTGGACTACGAGCAGATCATCCGCAGCGCCGAGAAGGAAGCGGACGTGATCCTCTGGGACGGCGGCAACAACGACCTGCCCTTCTACAAGTGCGATCTCCACATCGTCGTCGCCGATCCCCTGCGGACGGGCCACGAGATGCTGTACCACCCCGGCGAAGCCAACTTCCGCATGGCCGACATCATCCTCATCAACAAGTGCGATTCCGCCAAGGAAGAGGACATCAAGGCCATCGAGGAGAATGCGAAGAAGGTCAACCCCAAGGCCGTGGTCATCCGCGCCACCAGCCCGGTCACCTGCACCAAACCCGAGATGGTCAAGGGCAAGAACGTGCTCATCATCGAGGACGGCCCGACCCTCACCCACGGCTCCATGACCTATGGCGCCGGCGTGGTGGCCGCCAAGAACTGTGGCGCCGCCAAGATCGTGGACCCCCTGCCCTATGCCGTGGCGTCCATCGCCGCCACCTACAAGAAGTACCCCAACGCCCAGGGCATTCTGCCCGCCATGGGCTACGGCGAGGCCCAGATCAAGGACCTGGAGGCCACCATCGAGGCCACCCCCTGCGACGTCGTGCTCTCCGCCACGCCCATCGACATCACCCGCGTCCTCAAGGTGAACAAGCCCATGCTGCGGGCCACCTACGACCTGGCGGAGGTCAAGGTCGGCCAGCTGGAGACCGAGGTCAAGAAGGCGCTGTCGGTGCTGGTTTCGCTTACGTAG
- a CDS encoding amino acid permease, which translates to MSNEPRTESQLFARKPLALLLEEAKGENRLRRVLGPVQLTALGIGAIIGAGIFVATGAAAHNIAGPSLMVSYVIAGITCIFAALCYAEFAAMVPVAGSAYTYAYATLGELFAWIIGWDLILEYGVSSAAVATGWSAYFQSAVSKVGIHIPKLLSESPWKYDPSNGHFAATGAMVNLPALIIVAIITAILVKGIQESATFNGVMVAIKVAAVLFVIGVGAFFINTTNWHPFAPFGWTGISFFGHRVAGMVDGGGAPIGTMAGAAIIFFAYIGFDSVSTHAEEAKNPQRDVPIGIIVSLLVCTVLYIAVVAVLTGMVKFDQLDINAPVSTAFKQKGIGWAEGLIATAGVSGITSVLLVMMLSGPRVFLAMARDGLLPKATFGDVHPKFRTPWKSTILVGLFVGALAGFLPIDALLHLANIGTLLAFVIVCAAVLIMRKKHPEAERPFRCPWVPVVPIMGVLTCLMLMFSLPVANWWRLIAWLALGFIIYFAYGRKHSVMRHNAS; encoded by the coding sequence ATGTCGAACGAACCGCGCACCGAGTCCCAATTGTTCGCCCGCAAGCCCCTGGCCCTCCTCCTGGAGGAGGCCAAGGGGGAGAACCGCCTCCGCCGCGTCCTCGGCCCCGTGCAGCTCACGGCCCTGGGCATCGGGGCCATCATCGGCGCGGGCATCTTCGTGGCCACCGGCGCCGCGGCGCACAACATCGCCGGCCCCTCGCTGATGGTGTCCTACGTCATCGCGGGCATCACCTGCATCTTCGCGGCCCTCTGCTATGCGGAATTCGCCGCCATGGTGCCCGTGGCCGGCTCGGCCTACACCTACGCCTACGCCACCCTGGGCGAACTCTTCGCCTGGATCATCGGCTGGGATCTCATCCTGGAATACGGCGTGTCCAGCGCGGCCGTGGCGACTGGCTGGTCCGCCTACTTCCAGAGCGCCGTCAGCAAGGTCGGCATCCACATTCCGAAGCTGCTGAGCGAATCTCCGTGGAAGTACGACCCCAGCAACGGGCACTTCGCCGCCACGGGCGCCATGGTGAACCTGCCCGCGCTCATCATCGTGGCCATCATCACGGCCATCCTCGTGAAGGGCATCCAGGAGAGCGCCACCTTCAACGGCGTCATGGTGGCCATCAAGGTGGCGGCCGTGCTCTTCGTCATCGGCGTGGGCGCCTTCTTCATCAACACCACCAACTGGCATCCCTTCGCGCCCTTCGGCTGGACCGGCATCAGCTTCTTCGGGCACCGGGTGGCGGGCATGGTGGATGGCGGCGGCGCGCCCATCGGCACCATGGCCGGCGCGGCCATCATCTTCTTCGCCTACATCGGCTTCGATTCGGTATCGACCCACGCGGAAGAAGCCAAGAACCCCCAGCGCGACGTGCCCATCGGCATCATCGTCTCCCTGCTGGTCTGCACCGTGCTCTACATCGCCGTGGTGGCCGTGCTGACGGGCATGGTGAAGTTCGACCAGCTGGACATCAACGCCCCCGTGTCCACTGCCTTCAAGCAGAAGGGCATCGGCTGGGCCGAAGGGCTCATCGCCACCGCCGGCGTCAGCGGCATCACCTCCGTGCTGCTGGTCATGATGCTCAGCGGCCCCCGCGTGTTCCTGGCCATGGCCCGGGATGGCCTGCTCCCCAAGGCCACCTTCGGCGACGTGCACCCGAAGTTCCGCACGCCCTGGAAGTCCACCATCCTCGTCGGCCTCTTCGTGGGCGCCCTGGCGGGCTTCCTGCCCATCGACGCCCTGCTGCACCTGGCCAACATCGGCACCCTGCTGGCCTTCGTCATCGTCTGCGCCGCCGTGCTCATCATGCGCAAGAAGCACCCCGAAGCCGAGCGCCCCTTCCGCTGCCCCTGGGTGCCCGTCGTGCCCATCATGGGCGTGCTGACCTGCCTCATGCTCATGTTCTCCCTGCCCGTGGCCAACTGGTGGCGGCTCATCGCCTGGCTGGCCCTCGGCTTCATCATCTATTTCGCCTACGGCAGGAAGCACAGCGTCATGCGGCACAACGCCAGCTAG
- a CDS encoding NADH:flavin oxidoreductase/NADH oxidase codes for MTNLFRPLQLRGVTLPNRIAVSPMCQYSSQDGLPNDWHLVHLGGLAQGGAGLVFTEAAAVLPEGRISPEDLGLWNMAQAEGLAHSVHFIKAQGAVPGIQLAHAGRKASAFAPWKGSGSVPPAAGGWTPVAPSALPFDAGWTVPTALDEAGILAVIEAFMDAARKALAAGFQVIEVHAAHGYLLHQFLSPLSNQRTDAYGGSFENRTRLVREIVGALRNILPEELPLLVRISATDWVDGGWDLDQSVALALELKALGVDLVDCSSGGLSPLQKIALGPGYQVPFAARIRTEAGLPTGAVGLITEPEQAEQILAEGAADLVLLARQLLREPRWPLRAAQALGVEVPWPAQYARAAKGSVPLRQPRV; via the coding sequence ATGACGAACCTCTTCCGCCCCCTGCAACTCCGTGGTGTGACGCTGCCCAACCGCATCGCCGTGTCGCCCATGTGCCAGTACTCGTCCCAGGACGGCCTGCCCAATGACTGGCACCTGGTCCACCTCGGCGGCCTAGCCCAGGGCGGGGCCGGACTGGTCTTCACGGAGGCGGCGGCCGTGCTGCCCGAGGGTCGCATCAGCCCCGAGGACCTCGGCCTCTGGAACATGGCCCAGGCCGAGGGCCTGGCCCACAGCGTCCACTTCATCAAGGCCCAGGGCGCCGTACCCGGCATCCAGCTGGCCCACGCGGGCCGCAAGGCCTCGGCCTTCGCCCCCTGGAAGGGCAGCGGCAGCGTGCCTCCCGCCGCCGGGGGCTGGACGCCCGTGGCCCCCAGCGCCCTGCCCTTCGACGCGGGCTGGACCGTGCCCACGGCCCTCGATGAGGCCGGGATCCTGGCCGTCATCGAGGCCTTCATGGACGCGGCCCGCAAGGCCCTGGCCGCGGGCTTCCAGGTGATCGAGGTCCACGCCGCCCACGGCTACCTGCTGCACCAGTTCCTCTCACCCCTTTCGAACCAGCGCACCGATGCGTACGGCGGCTCCTTCGAGAACCGCACACGCCTGGTCCGCGAGATCGTCGGCGCCCTGCGCAACATCCTGCCCGAGGAGCTGCCCCTCCTCGTGCGAATCTCCGCCACGGATTGGGTGGATGGTGGCTGGGACCTGGACCAGTCGGTGGCCCTGGCCCTGGAGCTCAAGGCCCTGGGCGTGGACCTGGTGGACTGCTCCTCGGGCGGCCTGTCGCCCCTGCAGAAGATCGCCCTGGGGCCCGGCTACCAGGTGCCCTTCGCGGCCCGCATCCGCACCGAGGCGGGCCTGCCCACGGGTGCCGTGGGCCTCATCACCGAGCCGGAGCAGGCCGAACAGATCCTCGCCGAGGGCGCCGCCGACCTGGTGCTGCTGGCCCGCCAGCTGCTGCGCGAACCCCGCTGGCCCCTGCGCGCCGCGCAGGCCCTCGGCGTCGAGGTGCCCTGGCCCGCCCAGTACGCCCGGGCCGCGAAGGGGTCCGTGCCGCTGAGACAGCCAAGGGTCTGA
- a CDS encoding ComF family protein, which translates to MLPDALRSRLALARRSLLPCRGCLGPVGEGAEAGLCGRCWGGLLPLPEGRCPRCALVHAEADCPEATAWDCGDALWDYHGGRPPLGALLLPGIKQGEAGWRKALLGRVLRGPLPDWAAEVDCVTAAPSAWPHRLLRGFDLSAEAARLVAGRLDRPFTPLLAKGWLRGRQASRTESQRRRLPKRAIGLRRGAAPRGLILLVDDVWTTGTTLLRCAQALRAGGADEVRVLTLFRAL; encoded by the coding sequence ATGCTTCCCGATGCCCTGAGGTCGCGCCTCGCCTTGGCGCGGAGGTCCCTGCTTCCCTGCCGGGGCTGCCTGGGGCCCGTGGGCGAAGGCGCCGAGGCGGGCCTCTGCGGCCGCTGCTGGGGCGGGCTGCTGCCCCTGCCCGAAGGGCGCTGCCCCCGTTGTGCCCTGGTGCATGCCGAGGCGGACTGTCCCGAGGCCACGGCCTGGGACTGCGGGGATGCGCTCTGGGACTACCACGGCGGACGCCCGCCCCTGGGGGCCCTGCTCCTGCCCGGCATCAAGCAGGGCGAGGCCGGCTGGCGGAAGGCGCTGCTGGGCCGCGTGCTCCGCGGTCCGCTACCGGACTGGGCGGCCGAGGTGGACTGCGTGACCGCGGCACCCAGCGCTTGGCCCCACCGCCTGCTCCGCGGCTTCGACCTCAGCGCCGAGGCGGCCCGGCTGGTGGCCGGGCGCCTCGACCGCCCTTTCACACCTCTGCTGGCCAAGGGCTGGCTTCGCGGGCGGCAGGCCTCGCGCACGGAATCCCAGCGCCGCCGGCTGCCGAAACGGGCCATCGGCCTGCGCCGCGGGGCCGCGCCCAGGGGCCTCATCCTCCTGGTGGATGACGTCTGGACCACGGGCACCACCCTGCTCCGCTGCGCCCAGGCGCTGCGGGCGGGCGGCGCCGACGAAGTGCGCGTGTTGACGCTGTTCCGGGCGCTGTGA
- a CDS encoding energy transducer TonB, giving the protein MTIRLLVPILACSMAVAGEPPATIPGADAFVKAVTTLAEQGQAQAQYILGMMHEDAICFPKSYPEAFRWLKKAADQGHAEAQCEVGLLYGNGHGVSADQVSSVRYFRLAADQGHVRSMRYLALKYARGLGTKRDDAESHNLTARAAEAGDMASQLILGDWYTKGGIVPDYSKALTWYTAAADQGLPTAMFRLGTCLEQGMGTEADPVQALTWFRKAADGHEPDALLRLSSLMASGEIQPKDPSLIAKWRGESELQAGRPSAGTPGGVIGGVVGGPSGGPASAPFSQKKEAAEAGDPEAQVALGTIYEQGRLVRRNLTEAMKWYLAAARQGHVPACYLAGRSYERGMGTKADLKEALAWFQKGAQQQDADCMLHLAFMHDHGVGLAKDPAKAAAWRSQVPLPPLPETRAPGWRDERAPGGVPGGMPALPAGMANGLDQADGRPKIVDFDFSQIRIRYQPPAPPYPPLAKIAKIQGTVVVEIVVGPDGVPDGTHAVEGPPQLKSCAEEYASRWRFMPALLNGTSVYARFRLTMPFRLREL; this is encoded by the coding sequence ATGACCATCCGCCTGCTCGTTCCCATCCTCGCCTGCAGCATGGCGGTTGCAGGCGAACCGCCAGCCACCATCCCCGGCGCCGATGCCTTCGTCAAAGCCGTCACCACGCTGGCGGAGCAGGGACAGGCCCAGGCCCAGTACATCCTGGGCATGATGCATGAGGACGCCATCTGCTTCCCCAAAAGCTACCCGGAGGCCTTCCGGTGGCTGAAGAAGGCCGCCGACCAGGGGCACGCCGAGGCGCAATGCGAGGTGGGCCTGCTCTATGGCAACGGGCATGGCGTGTCCGCCGACCAGGTATCGTCGGTACGCTACTTCCGACTCGCCGCCGACCAGGGGCATGTCCGGTCCATGCGCTACCTGGCCCTGAAATACGCCAGGGGCCTGGGCACGAAACGGGACGACGCCGAATCGCACAACCTGACCGCCCGGGCCGCGGAAGCCGGCGACATGGCTTCCCAGCTCATCCTCGGCGACTGGTACACCAAGGGCGGCATCGTCCCGGACTACTCGAAGGCCCTGACCTGGTACACCGCCGCAGCCGATCAGGGATTGCCGACGGCCATGTTCAGGCTGGGCACCTGCCTTGAGCAGGGGATGGGCACGGAGGCGGATCCGGTCCAGGCCCTGACGTGGTTCCGGAAGGCGGCGGATGGGCACGAACCCGATGCCCTGCTGCGCCTGTCGAGCCTCATGGCCTCCGGGGAGATCCAGCCGAAGGATCCTTCGTTGATCGCGAAGTGGCGGGGAGAATCCGAACTCCAGGCCGGGCGGCCCAGCGCCGGAACCCCTGGCGGGGTCATCGGTGGCGTGGTCGGAGGCCCCTCCGGCGGACCCGCATCCGCCCCGTTCTCGCAGAAGAAGGAGGCCGCCGAGGCCGGGGATCCCGAGGCCCAGGTGGCCCTGGGAACCATCTATGAACAGGGGCGCCTGGTGCGACGGAACCTGACCGAGGCCATGAAGTGGTACCTGGCGGCGGCCCGGCAGGGCCACGTCCCGGCCTGCTACCTGGCTGGCCGCTCCTATGAACGGGGGATGGGGACGAAGGCCGACCTCAAGGAAGCCCTGGCCTGGTTCCAGAAGGGCGCCCAGCAGCAGGACGCGGATTGCATGCTCCACCTGGCCTTCATGCATGACCACGGGGTGGGTCTGGCCAAGGACCCCGCCAAGGCCGCGGCCTGGCGGTCCCAGGTGCCACTCCCCCCGCTGCCCGAGACCAGGGCGCCAGGCTGGCGGGATGAGCGTGCCCCCGGGGGAGTCCCCGGGGGGATGCCGGCCCTGCCGGCAGGGATGGCGAATGGGCTGGACCAGGCCGACGGCCGCCCGAAGATCGTCGATTTCGATTTCAGCCAGATCAGGATCCGGTACCAGCCGCCGGCGCCCCCCTACCCACCCCTGGCGAAGATCGCCAAGATCCAGGGCACGGTGGTGGTGGAGATCGTCGTGGGGCCGGATGGCGTCCCCGATGGCACGCATGCCGTGGAGGGGCCGCCCCAGCTGAAGAGCTGTGCGGAAGAGTACGCCTCGCGCTGGCGGTTCATGCCGGCGCTGCTCAACGGCACCTCGGTCTACGCCCGGTTCAGGTTGACGATGCCCTTCCGGCTTCGCGAGCTTTGA
- a CDS encoding hemolysin family protein: MAESGGSATPTWFLFAALAVGLYRCAMAILLSAFHALPSLQRRRLLEEETITDPRLAELLERPRSLGMGLEFWNQLLLLVLVALLWPVHQALPGGAWTLGLLVLAGLWLLDLLLPALLASRDPALWLVQLYPLYGPAQVLLGPLVNPLARMIDRRHALERAKDDDDEETTEEAVTALLEEGEAEGILEAEDRELIRNVVTFGDTVVREVMTPRTRIVALPLTASIGEAWAAFTESRHSRLPVYDGSIEQVRGVLLLKDLMQLADGAKPPLATLLKPAHFVPESKPVAELLRDLQRARTQLALVVDEFGGVSGLVTMEDLLEEVFGEIQDEHEAPAGLLEQAPGVWLVAGHSHVEDVAETLGFTWERNGFDTLAGLVMASLGHVPRPQESVEVEGARLTVLRMEGTRIVQVRVERI, translated from the coding sequence ATGGCTGAATCCGGCGGCAGCGCCACCCCAACCTGGTTCCTCTTCGCCGCCCTGGCGGTGGGGCTCTACCGCTGCGCCATGGCGATCCTGCTGTCGGCCTTCCACGCCCTGCCCTCCCTGCAGCGGCGCCGGCTCCTGGAAGAGGAGACCATCACCGACCCGCGGCTGGCGGAGCTTCTGGAGCGACCCCGGAGCCTGGGCATGGGCCTGGAGTTCTGGAACCAGCTGCTGCTTCTCGTCCTGGTGGCCCTGCTGTGGCCGGTCCACCAGGCCCTGCCCGGCGGCGCCTGGACCCTGGGACTCCTGGTCCTGGCGGGCCTCTGGCTGCTGGACCTGCTCCTTCCGGCCCTGCTCGCCTCGCGCGATCCCGCCCTCTGGCTGGTGCAGCTCTACCCCCTCTACGGTCCGGCCCAGGTCCTCCTCGGCCCCCTGGTCAACCCCCTGGCACGGATGATCGACCGCCGCCACGCGCTGGAGCGGGCCAAGGACGACGATGACGAGGAGACCACCGAGGAGGCCGTCACGGCCCTCCTGGAGGAGGGCGAGGCGGAGGGCATCCTCGAGGCCGAGGACCGCGAGCTCATCCGCAACGTGGTCACCTTCGGCGACACCGTGGTGCGCGAGGTGATGACGCCCCGCACGCGCATCGTGGCCCTGCCCCTCACGGCCAGCATCGGCGAGGCCTGGGCGGCCTTCACCGAGAGCCGCCACTCGCGCCTGCCCGTGTACGACGGCAGCATCGAGCAGGTGCGCGGCGTGCTGCTGCTCAAGGACCTGATGCAGCTGGCGGACGGGGCGAAGCCGCCCCTCGCCACCCTGCTCAAGCCCGCCCACTTCGTGCCCGAGAGCAAGCCCGTGGCCGAGCTGCTGCGCGACCTCCAGCGGGCCCGCACCCAGCTGGCCCTGGTGGTGGATGAGTTCGGCGGCGTGTCGGGCCTGGTCACCATGGAGGACCTGCTGGAGGAGGTCTTCGGCGAGATCCAGGACGAGCATGAGGCCCCCGCCGGACTGCTCGAGCAGGCCCCCGGCGTGTGGCTGGTGGCGGGCCATTCCCACGTGGAGGACGTGGCCGAGACCCTGGGCTTCACCTGGGAGCGCAACGGCTTCGACACCCTGGCCGGCCTCGTCATGGCCAGCCTGGGCCATGTCCCCCGGCCCCAGGAGTCCGTGGAGGTCGAGGGCGCCCGCCTGACCGTGCTGCGGATGGAGGGCACGCGCATCGTGCAGGTGCGGGTGGAGCGGATCTAG
- a CDS encoding heparan-alpha-glucosaminide N-acetyltransferase domain-containing protein, giving the protein MSLWTDLTPSKRCDWIDQLRGWAVIVMIEVHAVNVWLQAGLRPDWLNYLNGLVAPSFTMAAGYSLVISTFRTDGTLRPFWPDTARRLGFILLCAYALHAPGITAADWTVLNTAQKARELFKIDVLQCIVFSLLILQLLARLVRNPRLFTGLALLIAIFVPLISPSLWATGVADGLWLPLRGLFNGNPDRGVQALFPLFPWIAFPAFGAFLGGLYRHFRVEPVDGKARWSEPRFLVALAVVGAALLAWGSSAQHAWLWGGQWVQQNGVWFLQSRSGAFTYSELGGIANATLPSVAGRLGFILLGGSLMGAVELVRPKWSGPNPIKAASAESLLLYMLHLNMIFSVLLAPAVIGLTGWGWGSLGWTGTLVMTALIIGLNLWAGVAWQQVRHTPDLMRRLQHRAVAVLGVWFVLGGWWTFRHFLQSPELAKEPYRFLNAARVRKGLPPTPDGLCRDPQEYFREAERLKLHLGEGARAEAARLIESRRETR; this is encoded by the coding sequence ATGTCGCTCTGGACGGACCTGACCCCCTCGAAGCGCTGCGATTGGATCGACCAGCTGCGGGGCTGGGCGGTGATCGTGATGATCGAGGTCCACGCGGTGAACGTGTGGCTGCAGGCCGGCCTGCGCCCGGACTGGCTGAACTACCTGAACGGCCTGGTGGCGCCCAGCTTCACCATGGCGGCGGGCTACAGCCTGGTGATCTCCACCTTCCGCACCGATGGCACCCTGCGCCCCTTCTGGCCCGACACCGCCCGGCGCCTGGGCTTCATCCTGCTCTGCGCCTACGCCCTGCACGCGCCGGGCATCACGGCCGCCGACTGGACCGTGCTCAACACCGCGCAGAAGGCCCGGGAGCTGTTCAAGATCGACGTGCTGCAGTGCATCGTCTTCTCGCTGCTGATCCTGCAGCTCCTGGCGCGGCTGGTGCGCAACCCCCGCCTCTTCACCGGCCTGGCGCTCCTCATCGCCATCTTCGTGCCGCTGATCTCGCCCTCGCTCTGGGCCACGGGCGTGGCGGACGGCCTCTGGCTGCCCCTCCGCGGCCTCTTCAACGGCAACCCCGACCGCGGCGTGCAGGCCCTCTTCCCGCTGTTCCCCTGGATCGCCTTCCCGGCCTTCGGCGCCTTCCTGGGGGGCCTCTACCGGCACTTCCGCGTGGAGCCCGTCGATGGGAAGGCCCGCTGGAGCGAACCCCGCTTTCTCGTGGCCCTCGCCGTCGTCGGCGCGGCCCTCCTGGCCTGGGGCTCCTCCGCCCAGCACGCCTGGCTCTGGGGCGGCCAGTGGGTCCAGCAGAACGGCGTCTGGTTCCTGCAGAGCCGCTCCGGCGCCTTCACCTACAGCGAGCTGGGCGGCATCGCCAACGCCACGCTCCCCAGCGTCGCCGGGCGCCTGGGCTTCATCCTGCTGGGCGGATCCCTCATGGGTGCCGTGGAGCTGGTGCGGCCCAAGTGGAGCGGGCCGAACCCCATCAAGGCCGCCAGCGCCGAGTCCCTGCTGCTCTACATGCTTCACCTCAACATGATCTTCAGCGTGCTGCTGGCGCCTGCGGTCATCGGCCTCACGGGCTGGGGCTGGGGCAGCCTGGGCTGGACGGGCACCCTGGTGATGACCGCCCTGATCATCGGCCTGAACCTCTGGGCCGGCGTGGCCTGGCAGCAGGTGCGGCACACGCCGGATCTCATGCGCCGCCTCCAGCACCGGGCCGTGGCCGTGCTGGGCGTGTGGTTCGTGCTGGGCGGCTGGTGGACCTTCCGCCACTTCCTCCAGAGCCCCGAGCTGGCCAAGGAGCCCTACCGCTTCCTCAACGCCGCCCGGGTCCGCAAGGGCCTGCCACCCACACCCGACGGCCTCTGCCGCGATCCCCAGGAGTACTTCCGCGAGGCGGAGCGGCTGAAGCTGCACCTCGGCGAAGGCGCCCGGGCCGAGGCCGCCCGCCTCATCGAGTCCCGCCGGGAAACGCGCTAG
- a CDS encoding ERCC4 domain-containing protein, giving the protein MNGGSGGPQIRVWVDDREARGSAVAAQLAAMKDVSIMVKRLRTGDYLIEGKAVLERKRVRDFLESLRQGRLFSQANRLASSPFRAFLILEGQPQEWRGAGVTRDGIQGALLALAIGFGIPVLRSQSEEETARLILFTARQLHSQAKVAIRRPVRIHGKRARQVYILTGIPNVGPKRALRLLERFGTIEGVMMANLEALIEVEGIGKQTAQRIHWAVHETTNSYRS; this is encoded by the coding sequence ATGAATGGAGGTTCTGGCGGTCCGCAGATCCGGGTCTGGGTCGATGATCGAGAGGCTCGGGGATCGGCTGTGGCGGCCCAATTGGCGGCGATGAAGGATGTGTCCATTATGGTGAAGCGACTTCGGACGGGGGATTACCTGATCGAAGGAAAGGCCGTATTGGAGCGGAAGCGTGTGCGGGATTTTCTGGAGAGCCTTCGGCAGGGACGCCTGTTCAGCCAGGCCAACAGGCTCGCATCCTCACCCTTCAGGGCCTTTCTGATCCTTGAGGGGCAACCTCAGGAATGGCGAGGGGCAGGCGTAACCCGTGATGGAATTCAAGGCGCGCTTCTGGCCTTGGCGATTGGATTTGGCATTCCTGTCTTGCGCTCGCAGAGCGAAGAGGAAACAGCCCGGCTGATCCTCTTCACGGCCCGGCAGCTCCATTCACAGGCAAAGGTCGCCATCCGGCGCCCGGTACGCATCCATGGGAAGCGGGCCCGTCAGGTCTACATCCTTACGGGCATTCCCAATGTCGGTCCGAAGCGAGCCCTCCGACTGCTTGAGCGGTTCGGGACCATCGAGGGTGTGATGATGGCCAATCTCGAGGCCCTGATTGAAGTGGAAGGAATAGGGAAACAGACGGCCCAGCGAATCCACTGGGCCGTCCACGAAACCACGAATTCATATCGTTCTTGA